The Ipomoea triloba cultivar NCNSP0323 chromosome 4, ASM357664v1 DNA segment GTACATAACGATCACAACTTCCACCATCTTCCTTTGAATCATCACTGTTGTTTGGTAAGCTTTCGGGCAAAGTAGCATGGTTCGAATTTAATTTGCCCTTCATTCCATCATCACCTGATTGAACGTCAGTTACATCATTCAAGTTCTCCACAACTTCTGATGCTAGAAGATGAACTTCTTTCTTTGTGTCATCCAAAGTATTGAGATCCACTGGTAAGTTTGGTGCTATATTCAAGCTTTCAGGATTATCATATTGTTCCTCCTTCATGGACAAATTTGTGTCAGTTATTGGCTCAACCACCCCTGGTGACAAAGAAAATTCCACTGGGCGGCCTACTGGCCATACTGTGCTAGGACTGTAATCTGATGGACCAGCATTAATATTGCATTGCCAAGGATAATGGTTTTGATGGAATGGGCTAGTGTTTACTGGAAATGTACTCCGTGGTAGTGACTGAGGCTGGGAGTAAGGAGGGTACATAAATGGCAATGGAGGCATCATGTTTGGAGTTGCTGGAGGAGAAGGGTATGGATGATGAGGAGAAGAGCACATTGGATTGGGCAAAACAGTGCCTGGTCCTGGATGAAGAGTCATGTTCATTGGCCAAGGACCAACGGTCGGTAGGGCTCCAGGACCAGAAGGGTGATTAATGCTCATAGGCAAGGGTGCTATGCGTGCAACAGCAGATGATGGGCTAAAGGGTTCTGCTGATGCAGATAACTTTTTATTGGACAACTCCCGGCTATCATTTGAATAAGATGAGGATTTCACCCTTGGACATTCTACTTCTTGTAAAGGCGATTTTGAATCACTCCTGGCTTCAAATGTGTTTATTTCTTCCCTCTCACAAAGATCCCCATTGGGAGAATCATCCGACGAAAGCGTATTATCAGTTTGAACGCATTCCTGCCCCATTTGACTCACTGTTATACAATCTGAATCATTAATAATCATCACATCACTTGTGTGAATTTCTTCTTTCTTAACAGCCTCTGCTTCACATTTTATTTGGTCTTCAGAAAGCAGATCAAGATGCCGAATGCTGCACTCCAAATTTTCAGCATCCTTCTGCATAGTGTCAGAAATTTCTTCTATTTGATTGTTTTCTTCTCCAACCTCTTCAGTATCTTTTCTATATTGAATTTCATCTTCTGATACCCTCGTCTGCAACATAGAAATAGTACCTGGTGGGGCCAATGCTACTTCCTTATAAGATGGAGATTTTCCCAAGCTTACTATTGAACTTCTCTTTGATATTTGGCCAACCTCTTTCAGTGTCAAAATTTGCTTCTCTTCTGATAAAGGATTTAATGAATCACCTGCAATTCTTGAGGTCTCTGTGGCAGTTTCTCTGACAGAAGATGGTACTGATTTAACTCTATATGTCATAGCTTTTACCATTCTCCTCCCAAACTTTGCACTTGGCGATGAGGTCTTTGTTATATAGTAATCTGCATAACTTCTTGGTGATGACGTCCTTTTCTTTAAAAGGTAGTATTTACCACCTTGGTAGTTATTCTGGACTCTAGCTTGTTCAACATCAGACACCACTTCTTTTTTCTGATAACCAATGACCTTGCCAATTGTTTGCCATCGCTGCCTTACTCTTCGCCCATACAAACCAGCCGATCTTGGTCTCTGAACTGGCTGCCATCCATCTTCTCCTTCAACATGTGTCTCGGGTAAGACATCATTGGCAATTGGCTTCTCTATTGAAGCCTCCTCCGGTTCAGCTAGTCTGGACTGGACTAGTTTTTCCTCAGCACCTACACAGTCTGCATCATGCTCAGATACAACTGGCAAGATGACAGATTCCTTATTCTCTTTGTTTTCATTATCAGGTTTGCAAATTTGCTTCTCTTCATCTGATGCCTCTCTCTGAGAATCTTTTGGAGATAATTCAgaatttgttgaattaatattattttgatcaGATTTTCCCTTCACCTGAAAATAACAGCACAAAGCACAAGAAATACAAATTGAGGTTAGGAGTGAATTGGATTTAATAAATGGCaattccaaaagtaagaaatgCCAGTAATGTTCAGCAGCAAAAAGCAAATCTCTAGCATACCTGTGATTGTAAGAATTAATTAGAACAAAGAATAAAGTAAAAAGATACAAAGCACAAAAGCCAACCTTCATAATAAAGCCTTTTCTTTTCACCCCATTTGCATCTCTTCCTTTGGCATCAGGGCTTGGATTAATGTAGTCAAGCAAATCTGACACACTGAGACACAATAGATTTAGTTGAAAGAAGTCAGCTATAGCAGATTGATTGAAAGAAATCAAAGTAACTACTATGTTGAACAGTGAAGCTCATATAATGAGACAAAAATGTGCATTCTGCATAGACTCTtattcaacaaaacaaaaagagaatAGAAATCAAAATAATAGAGACTGAGCAGAAGGATGAATCAAATAGGCTTTAGAGTTAAGTGCTCAGTAACAAGTGAAACATAAAAATGGTGAAATCTACTGGCTTTTACTTGTACCCTCCATACCTCAGATGACCCTTGCTGGCTATGGATGCATCGGGCTTCCTCGTTCCATTTCGGGCAGCTTCTTGCTGCTCAAAAGCCTTTGACTCAAAGTACTCAAGCCAAGCAGCAGCATCCTACAGCATTTAGTTACAAATATAAGAATCATTCCATGGAAGTCTAtgtattaattttcttaaaataaataaataaataaaatatatctaaCAAGCATCACTTGTAGATGAACCTTTAATACAACTACAAGTTGAGCAACAAGGACTAAAAAACCATGCTCTGTGCACAAATTGTTAGTCAAAGATTACTTTCATTGTTTAAAgcatttatataaaattagcATCCATtggtttaaattaaatattgtagaaaatgaaagaataaatattatacttttgtaTCATGGTGTGTCAGTGTCCATTGAATAAGAGGGGGTTACCTGCGTTCGAAGATCATCTGGACCCAGCTTTGTCCGAAGTATCTGCAACGTTGTTTGCTCATGTTGAACGCTCAAAGGATATGCTTCCATCAATGAGAGTGCAATTGCAATAGCATGGTAACTAGCAGCTGTCTAGTAACAGTGCAAGCACAAAAGAAATCAGATCAgacaatcataatcataatgaTAACTGAAAAAAGACTAAGATATAGACAAATATAAATAACGGAAGTGCAACCTGGATATGATCTGGGCCAAGTAACTTTTGGTTGCATTTTAGAGCTTTATGAAGATATCTGAGGGCAACATGTACATTACCCAAGCCTTCCTCCATCATAGCCACGTTTATGTAGGTTGCAGCAGTGTTTGGATGTGATGGGCCACATGTGAGATGTAACAAATAAAGTGCTCGCTTCACATACCTTAAAAGTGAAAACATAGAACCAGGGttagggaaaaaaaatcaaatatgcTGAGCAAAGGAAGAACACATTCTGGATGTGTTTCAGAAAATGCTTACTTCAGAGCCAACTCTGTGTGTTGAAGTCTGTAATAGAAAACAGCAAGATCCCCATAACTTTTCATAGTATCTGGATGATCAAGCCCTAGCTCTCTTTCATTGATATCCAGAGCTTTCTGCTGGTAGATTGTGGCCTGCCatggaaatcaagtaaaaaacaCATTTGAATGCTGTTGTAGGAGATGACAAATAAACATTGGAAATAGGAAAGAAACTGCAGCACAAAGGCAGAGTAGGTTGTATCTAGTAAAAAGGCTGGAAGACTACCTGATTAAAATCTCCTGTGTGATATAAAACAACCGCAAGAAGGCTATAAGCACCTGCTGTCATTCGATGATAGGGCCCACATACTGCAACAAGCTTTGCAAGTGCCTAAAGAACAAGAAATTTAAAGACTCTTCTAAGATAGTATTGACATGTAGGAAACCATAAATATTTGCCTTCCATAAAACAATGATTCTCTAATAACTTTTATTTCATATCCATTTCCTTGCCTCTTCATCCATGTTAGtccaaagaaaaacaaagaaacataaAACAAGTCACATTATGAAAGctatttttaagaaataaagaCACATTACAAAGCATTTCAGAAGTAGTCTGGATTCTCACTGTGAATGAGAAACCTCatagaaagaaaatttattCTTCCATTCCTGAAGATTAATTACCTTTGTCCCATAGCTGACTGCATCTTCAAGTTTCCCCTTGTCTAACGCAGTTTTTGATGATTCCAGAAGTTGGCGACCATCTGCGGAAGAGCATGCTGCTTGctgcaaaagacaaacaaaattataaaacataCGATGATGATAATCCACAGAATGTAGACTACTTCAGATATTAAAATCAATATTCAGTAGAGTATTTCTTCCAActatattaaattttagagtTGCAAATCACCTTATGTACTGGTACCAGACCAACAATGTCTTCTTTCTGGAAAGGATTTGGAGAATTCATATCATAGTCTCTTGGAACAATCTCAATACCAACCTAACACAGTCAAAACAGACATTTCAGTGCTGTTAAATGTTAACCCTTTTAGAGGATAATCTGTAATACAAACAAATTTCAAGTATTTTATAATCCATTTTCATCTTATGAATATGAATAATATTGCCCTTTCATTTGCtaaattgttttttctttttttttttttttatcagtgCTTTACTGCCATGTTTTCACAAAAAGACAAACCTATCCCAACATGCATATTTAGGGCTTAGCTGATATCATTTCTAATAAGTTTCATTTATCAAatccaaaatatattttctattctGCATTCAGAATACTTGACATGCAATCTTTTTCAAGCATAGTTGACCATTGAAATAGCAAATctgaacaatataatatttcaatctATTGTAACCAGATAAATGTGTTAGTGACTAAACTGAGCATTGGCACAAGAATGGTGAACATTACAGCCGTAAGAATGTAAGATGTGCTCCTTCAACTAGTTCAATAGCTTAAAGATGGAATACTACAAATGTAAGAAATTTTGAGTACCTTGTGACATAGACCACGAAGAATTGCAAATTTCCTCACATCTTTGAAGTTTAGATTGCAAATATCCCATTCATATCGTTTTTCTAGAAATAACTCCAGCCATCTCCACACAAGGGAATCAACATCATGGAAGTGATTTGACTGTTCACTTTCAGGAACCCCAAGCATCATATTCAGAGCAGCAGCAATTACGGCAGCCATATCCTCAGTCTTAACAACTGAGGCAATCACTGCTTGCAGAATATGCTTAAAAGCACGTACTATCATCTCATGCATACAAAGGGATTGCACATGTGTCAACTTTTCTGATAGCTTCACCTGCCAAAAAGAAATAACAAGGAGAAATGAACTAGATGAGGCTCATAATGCACTGCACTGATAAGGAAATTAAAGTCCAAACTAATGGTCAAAGAAGTCCTAGGCATTAGTGACAAGGTGAAATGGCAtctcatgtgtgtgtgtgtgtgtgtgtggcaGTTACAAATCAAAAAAGCTAATAAAGATAAACAACGAAATCCACAATGAAGACTCACAACTTTCCCAAGAGAACGCATCCGCAGACCTCTGCTATGCATGAAATCAGTAAGTGTCCGACCATCAACTGGTGATAGTTCCAAAGAACCAAAATCAGCAACCTGTATCgcattaacaaatataaattgtaaGTTCTAGAACTCCAGAAAAGTTCACCAATATAcactagatatatatattaccagTTTAGGAAGGGCAACTTCGTCGTAGTACTTCTGTGATAGATCAATCAGTTCCTGTAATGACTATcatgaaaaggaaaaaggttAGGAAATAGAATGCAACTGAAGGTATTGGAATTTCATGAGATTATGTACATTTGCTACCTTAAGGTGGAGTCCAGTCTCTGACTCTTTTAGTCGGTTAAAAGCAGCATCAGACAACAAAGTCTGTAGTATGATTTGATTTTCATCATGGGAGTTTGTTGAAGGCATCGCAGTTTTTTCCGATTCCTCACTAATGCCATATGCAGCAGACTTGGGGTTATCAGACTGGAGTTCCATATTGTTCCCATCtgagtttttctttttgttcttaAGAGACTTCAGAGGAGTTCCAAGCCCCTCGaccttcatttcattttttatcttCTCAGCAGGaggctttttttctttttctgattTCTTCTGATCTTGCAAGTGTTGTATCCAACAAGCTCCAAGTTCCCATCTTATGAAAGCATCGgcttttatttcttcttcttgaagCTTGGTAATACTCTCTTCCAGTACTCTCTTAACAAAAGCCTGGGAAGTAGTGTCTTCACAACCTGAACTTTTTGATTGCaatgctattttgttatattctGAAGCTGTCTTGAAGTGAAGAAGCATCCTTAaactacaaaaaaataaagaaaaaaaaatgtataagtaGCAGTAATGGTTTAGAAGGTGAGCAATATAGAATATACATCAAAGAAAGGATGTCAACTAGATATAGAGGCTATTTCTGAGTCAGTATCATTTCCTATTGCTGCAGAAGACAAAgaaaagtttttttcttttttttgggtgaaaaagGGACAGCAGAAATGAAAGAATTTATGGAACTTCTAATAAGAAAGTCAGTAACACCTGTTTATATTTAGAGCATTGGCACCCCCATCAGGTTGATCAGGAAGATCAAGACTTTGCAGTTTAGGACTTTTGTTGTCAATTTCTTCACCATGAACTTTCACAGTTGCAATATAACCACAGTGCCTTACATTTACAACACCTAAGGTAGCTACATCCTGCATTAGAAAAACATGTTTTCATTAACatttaaaacccaaaaaaaaaatgtaggaaACAAAATAACAGAATAAGACTCTGGATGAACTTTGCTGTTCACTGTGTCCTACATGGGCTGCAGTATTTTCATCAGCAGTAATCCCCTTCAGGAGGTTTCGTTCAATCAATTGTTTCATGTCTAATCCTGATGCTTGAGTTCCATCAATTTTAGTATCTACTTTGCAGCTGGCATTAGAAGCATCTTTCATGACAGAAATGTTTAAGTCACCAACACTCTCCTTGTAAATGATAGTGCCATCAATACCACAATTAGATAATTTGTCTTCCTCCATTACATGCTGCACAGCTGATATTGCTTGAAAAATGGCAACATCAACAAATAAACTGTGAAGAAGAAAGGCTTTCCTATCACGAATCTGCCTCTCCTCTGCTGTTGCACATGGCATAGATGTGATAAACGAGAATGCATTGGCATAAGGAAACAAATTGCTTTTTCCATCCCGGCCAAGACCACCTCCATCTCCTCCCCATTTTTCATCCTCCACTGGGAGAGGTGGAAAATTAGTGGACAACTGTGCGGCAACAGGGGGAATGAGCCAAGTGTTGGCTCTAAAGCCATAGGGAAGATTTCCGAACTGCATAAATGAGCAAGAATTTCAGAATGATTCAAAATGTAGCAGGCTAGCAGATAATTCAGTCAGTGACGAGGATATAGGAAGAGTGATAGAAAACCTTGTTACGTTCTTGGAATGCTTTCATAAGATCTTCATAAGCCTGAAAAGAAGGATTAGCTACATCAGTTTTCCCCCAATGAAAAGAAatcataacaaattaaaaaataaaaaataaaattccaatCAAACAAAAGATACTATAAGAATGAGGTATGAAAATTATCAGGGAGGACAAACTACAGATTAGCCTTTCAAAGCAAACCTCCATCACATTATCCAATATATGAGACGTTTActcaaattctcaatttttaatcAGTTCTAAAGCAGACATTCTACAAATCTGTTCCACTAAATGACAACAAGCATTGGCTCATAATAAATGCTCCAAATGGATAGAGTACTTTACATCATGCCCAATGAGTATAGCAAAGTTATTTGGCAATTGATACATCAAATAAGTACAAACATTAAAGATTATCTAAATTACCAATCAATGGAAGACTAAGAATCTAAGATCAACTACTATGCATACAATCCATGCTTTCACCAAAAAATTGTACACAATTGGCTGGGGGGTAAAAAATTAGCAAAGGCATCCTCAATCTCCATTTTTGAGTCACAAAATAGTAAGAGGTCCACAGTATTTTCATTAAGAAAGCAGGAGCACTGGGAAACTGACATTGTCAAACGCTCTGCTAAGATGTCTCAACAAATCAACAAGGTTGTGGCTAAGAATCCTTAGCTTTCCAATGCTATAGAATCCTTTTCTACAAGCATCAACCAGAACCAGCTTCCCATTGCAAAGCTTAACCTGTAAATAATGATCACAAGTGCCTACCATATCAGCTCATTTAACGTAAGCAACACTATGTGTGCAAATATCTGGAACACAATATGGCATTATATTTGTATTAGTACGTCTGCACAGTGATAAATTTAGAACAAGTATCTTACTTCGATAGAGAAAAGGTGATCCTCCCGCAAATCGTTCTCATTCCGTTGCGTTGTTGCTCTTCTTATAACTGCCAGAATACATTTCCGAGAGCATAAGTTAGCAAGTTGATCAGAAAGGAGGAAAAGATGAAGATCGATGAAAGACGGGAGCTGAGCTTTACACTGAAGAGGGGGCGTGACATTTGAGAGAGAGAAGAACTCGTAGAAGCTACCAAGTTTAGGACAGGAGTTGTTCATCTCTCCGTCAGCGTCCACCGACGCCGGTGATGCATCTTTTGCCGCCGGCTGTGAATGCGACGTCGGGGAAGTTGGTGGCAAAGAGTGCTTGTGGTTGGTCGGCTGCGATTTGCTCGACTTTTTGGGGTTCTTGGCATCCTGCGTAGGACGCACATTCTTATTCGAATCGCCGCCTTTTGAGCTCGCCACAGCCGCAGCCGGCCCGAAACTCGTCGTGCATGCTAGTATGTCCAGCAGCCTTCGAACATGCGCCGTGGCGCTCTCTTCATCGTAATCCTCTGAGAATAGATTGCAAAGGTTCAGATAGGGGCAAAATGgggttttagacttttagtaaACGTTACCGTTTACGAATAACGTAACGTTTACCTTCAACAAGAGTGAGGACACAGGGCTTCAGTGCGGAAACGTCCACCGTATCCTTCAAGCGTAGCCCTCTCACCTGTTGATAGGATGCCACGGTGGCAGGGATAATCCCCATTTAGtttacaaatatttaatatatcaaatACGTTATTTTGTCTCAAAAAAAATACGTTATCTcaagcaaataataataataataattacctcATGACTTAACGAAAATTTTGTGAAATTACAAGTCCTTGTATTCACCGATAAAAGTCGACGAACATCAATAATCCTATCCGTCGATATCCCCTATTCAAgaaaatgcaaaagaaaaaacaatataattaatagctaaaataaataaataagaaaattataagattttaatAGCAAAAGATTACGtgtaaatgaattttttttgtttttttgtaaaatttgtcAACATTGTCCATTCATAATAGATTACAGTTTACTTACGCAACTTATTTTAGtcataaaatattattctatacGTCTCAATTTTAAAGTAAATCTCTCTATCATGTTTGTtgaactacaaacacataaaagtTAGCTAACACGATTTGAAAATTGAATATCCCAGCTGTGAATTGGAAGCAGCATTACATTTATCCAACAACTAACATCTTGCCGTTATGGCATATTGTTTGTTCTTACAGGAATTGAACAAACTCTACACCACAACTTGTCATCTCATCTATCCAAGCAATATAGTATAACTCAgcgtatatatatttaagaataAGTAAACCTTCAAGATAACTTGCGTCTCGTCCGGTAGGTTTACTGTTACATCCATGACAACCGGGAGAACTGCAAATGAAATgtaaagttaattatattactatatattgctgagaaattcatcaaattaaataatactccgCGGCGTAGTATagttacaaaaattaattattattagcttagctcatactatatatattgtttaatttgaaaaGAATAAGATAAGTGAAGTACagtatatatagatacatacctttctcttccttcttcttcttgtctCCCTTCGTCTTGCCACGACCGGTCTTGGGCGCCATTGCTGACCAAATTAAAGCTGAACTTAAATTCCAAAGCTGTGGCAGAGCAGAAAGcatgcaacaaattaaatataatacacatGAAGAAAACGAAAGCACACGGCAAGTAATGTTTAATTAGCTAGGTGCATATACTATATACCGACCTGATAGAGAAGGTTCTTTAATGCAGAATCCAGAAAGTGAAAAAGTGACACCAAAGCagtacaatatataaatacttATATATAGCTTAGCTTGattgtatataaataaacagCTAGCAGATACAGTAATATAATGAAGAGTGCAGGCCGGGAGCTAGCAGGTACAGAGCGATAGAAATGGAGGTGAAGATTGAAGAAGCAGTTtcggggagagagagagagagaagggagatAGTGGGGAAGGTTGAGGGATATGGAGAGAAAGAGGTggaaggaatgataaggaaggaaGGGCTGAGATTTAAGAAGTCAGAAATTAAATTTGGCATTTTCTGCCCTTTTTACGCTCTGATTTTCATTCACTGGATATTTTCCGTAATTTTATTTACTATCCTGTGTTATttttatactccctctgtcccattttacctgtcatatctACTATTCATTGCTCaaatgtttattttctttagtaattttttattatttttaaatttaatttttttgtatttaatagtacttttaatgtagtttctaaatatataaattttatatattaatactaaacttaataatatgaaaaattggattaaaaattacttcagtcaagcctcgttaaacgaatcagacaaccattttggaaCCGAGGTAGTACTAATTATTCCGAATGTggcattatttttattttttaatatatttagatTAGATTTACTGGCAGCTCCATCTGCGGCTTGCAGCTTGCAGGAGCTCCCTGGACCACTTTGTTTATCAACTTTCTACCAGGAACACTTTCTCCCATATTAATTAAGTGGTGAAATAAGCAATTATGGCTGCTTTGGTAAATGTTTTTACTTGATTCACACCAATTAGTGCACCACATACTAACACAGTAACACATAGTGCATCACATAAATATACTTGatgcaaaaaatataaaaatgtcaccataatttttcttttttcgtaTATTTTTAATCGTTGATTTGAGCTCATCTAATCTATAGATCCATTCACATAATCTTGGGAGGTTGTCGCATTTCATCCTATATATATTGCAGTATAAACATACATGATGCATATGTTGACAAGGATGAAATCTTATCCTTTTGAATTCTTGTTCTTATGTATATATTCACGCAATATTATTAACAAAGACAGctaatttttatgtatatatgtatttattcattatctatttgaaatttttgtatttttataccacataatattaaaacttttgaaaatTACGGATAAAATGAACAATAATACTAAAtgctaatatttataaaatgatgGCTTGCAGATAAAATATAACATGCACCACACAATTGATATGGTGCATTATATAATTGAGAAATTAAGACTTGCCATTTAACAATGTAATT contains these protein-coding regions:
- the LOC116016347 gene encoding protein TSS, whose product is MAPKTGRGKTKGDKKKKEEKVLPVVMDVTVNLPDETQVILKGISTDRIIDVRRLLSVNTRTCNFTKFSLSHEVRGLRLKDTVDVSALKPCVLTLVEEDYDEESATAHVRRLLDILACTTSFGPAAAVASSKGGDSNKNVRPTQDAKNPKKSSKSQPTNHKHSLPPTSPTSHSQPAAKDASPASVDADGEMNNSCPKLGSFYEFFSLSNVTPPLQFIRRATTQRNENDLREDHLFSIEVKLCNGKLVLVDACRKGFYSIGKLRILSHNLVDLLRHLSRAFDNAYEDLMKAFQERNKFGNLPYGFRANTWLIPPVAAQLSTNFPPLPVEDEKWGGDGGGLGRDGKSNLFPYANAFSFITSMPCATAEERQIRDRKAFLLHSLFVDVAIFQAISAVQHVMEEDKLSNCGIDGTIIYKESVGDLNISVMKDASNASCKVDTKIDGTQASGLDMKQLIERNLLKGITADENTAAHDVATLGVVNVRHCGYIATVKVHGEEIDNKSPKLQSLDLPDQPDGGANALNINSLRMLLHFKTASEYNKIALQSKSSGCEDTTSQAFVKRVLEESITKLQEEEIKADAFIRWELGACWIQHLQDQKKSEKEKKPPAEKIKNEMKVEGLGTPLKSLKNKKKNSDGNNMELQSDNPKSAAYGISEESEKTAMPSTNSHDENQIILQTLLSDAAFNRLKESETGLHLKSLQELIDLSQKYYDEVALPKLVADFGSLELSPVDGRTLTDFMHSRGLRMRSLGKVVKLSEKLTHVQSLCMHEMIVRAFKHILQAVIASVVKTEDMAAVIAAALNMMLGVPESEQSNHFHDVDSLVWRWLELFLEKRYEWDICNLNFKDVRKFAILRGLCHKVGIEIVPRDYDMNSPNPFQKEDIVGLVPVHKQAACSSADGRQLLESSKTALDKGKLEDAVSYGTKALAKLVAVCGPYHRMTAGAYSLLAVVLYHTGDFNQATIYQQKALDINERELGLDHPDTMKSYGDLAVFYYRLQHTELALKYVKRALYLLHLTCGPSHPNTAATYINVAMMEEGLGNVHVALRYLHKALKCNQKLLGPDHIQTAASYHAIAIALSLMEAYPLSVQHEQTTLQILRTKLGPDDLRTQDAAAWLEYFESKAFEQQEAARNGTRKPDASIASKGHLSVSDLLDYINPSPDAKGRDANGVKRKGFIMKVKGKSDQNNINSTNSELSPKDSQREASDEEKQICKPDNENKENKESVILPVVSEHDADCVGAEEKLVQSRLAEPEEASIEKPIANDVLPETHVEGEDGWQPVQRPRSAGLYGRRVRQRWQTIGKVIGYQKKEVVSDVEQARVQNNYQGGKYYLLKKRTSSPRSYADYYITKTSSPSAKFGRRMVKAMTYRVKSVPSSVRETATETSRIAGDSLNPLSEEKQILTLKEVGQISKRSSIVSLGKSPSYKEVALAPPGTISMLQTRVSEDEIQYRKDTEEVGEENNQIEEISDTMQKDAENLECSIRHLDLLSEDQIKCEAEAVKKEEIHTSDVMIINDSDCITVSQMGQECVQTDNTLSSDDSPNGDLCEREEINTFEARSDSKSPLQEVECPRVKSSSYSNDSRELSNKKLSASAEPFSPSSAVARIAPLPMSINHPSGPGALPTVGPWPMNMTLHPGPGTVLPNPMCSSPHHPYPSPPATPNMMPPLPFMYPPYSQPQSLPRSTFPVNTSPFHQNHYPWQCNINAGPSDYSPSTVWPVGRPVEFSLSPGVVEPITDTNLSMKEEQYDNPESLNIAPNLPVDLNTLDDTKKEVHLLASEVVENLNDVTDVQSGDDGMKGKLNSNHATLPESLPNNSDDSKEDGGSCDRYVPRHPWKTDNEKTFNILIRGRRNRKQTLRMPISLLKRPYTSQSFKVVYSRVIRETEVPRSTGLPSNKDCASNCT